In Negativicutes bacterium, the genomic window ATAATTCATGACTGTTGCACCACCTACGGTGGAAAGCACTTTGGTTATGGCTGCCGTCAATGTTGTTTTGCCATGATCAATGTGACCAATCGTTCCGATATTTACATGGGTCTTCGTACGTTCATATTTCTTTTTGGCCAATTCAACGTTCCTCCTTAACTGTTGCGAAGCTATACGCCTCTTGTTTTTTGTATAATACCTTCCGAAACACTCTTCGGCACTTCGGCATAATGACTGGGCTCCATGGAATAGATTGCACGCCCCTGTGTACTGGAGCGCAGCACAGTCGCGTAACCAAACATCGAAGCAAGCGGCACATGAGCATGAACTACCTGCACACCCGGTCTGGCTTCAATTCCTTCAATATGACCACGGCGGCTATTGATATCACCGATCACATCGCC contains:
- a CDS encoding GTP-binding protein, whose protein sequence is MAKKKYERTKTHVNIGTIGHIDHGKTTLTAAITKVLSTVGGATVMNY